The genome window AATGTGTATTGTTTTCAATATCTTTTACCTAATCTGTTTAGGATAATCTGCCTTGTTTTTCCTTTTGAGATAATATCATAATATGCATTGTTTGgggttttaaatataataatttttatttatggttCTTTTGCATGTTTGTgtgtagggatggcaacgggttggatcggttcggatatttgagatatccaaatccaaatccaaattatttttaaaatccaaatccaaatccaaatccaatcgggtttcaaatatcaaatccaaatccaaatccacgggtttcggatcgggttcgggtttgttcgggtttatccaaaacctgaattccgaaatttatatagtattgtaaaaatattatttttgattttttcgtcctttatttcattatatttaaaactaaactactttaataataaagtattacacattaataaaatcttgaaccgtatttaataatttataaacacaaatcttcactatatggagtatgaaattttaaagtaactcattagttaaacaaaaaaagtcactataacccaaaaatatacacattcacactctacctatatatatatatataaacaaaatttagtagatttaaaattgaaaaaaaatatattagtatacatatacatatacacacatacatacatacatatatatatatatatattggatatttttcgggtttcgggtttggatcgggtttggatcggattcggatttcgggtcgggtttcgatacggaatacctagtatccaaatccaaatccaaactcgttcgggtctaaaaatcaaatccaaatccaaatccaaatccaaaatatcgggttcggtaagatccattcgggtcgaaacggtcgggtatccatttGGATCGGTTTTTTCTGCCATCCCTATTTGTGTGAGTTAATAACAAAGCAGATTATCCTAAACATCCCATCTCCCCCCACTCTGGCATAGTTTACCTCCAGGCTCCAGTAGTCCTCGTGTATAGAGGATTGGCATCCAAATATATATCGCATGacctgaagaccctgacaaaGTCTTTCTCCGCATGtcctctcatttgtttataattttttaattgtttggcacatattttaagtaaatattgattcataatttgtttttaaaaaatatcatgttctgtacaaaaatttaaatattaaattataattcagaagaattttttctttttttatgtagtttatcaaaatttttttagtttgagTCTTAAACTCTGTCCCTCACGGTATACAATTGAGGGGTACATGTGAGTATATACATGGTAAACTAATTATAGACTACCACAAATTCAAGTTAGCAAAGTCAAGAATATTACTTTAAGACCGCAACGGAGTCTGCTATAACAAACTCAAACTAGCTTGTGATGAAGAGATATCGACAAGTATAATGATCTTATGATAATGATAACATGTAATCTCAATTTTGGTGGaattttcaaaaagatgaagacaaaaatatctttaatatttatcCATTTACAGAATTATAATTTTCGGTAAGTGGTCAAATGTCGAAGTGTATAACAACTTGGAAATAAAAGATGGGAGAACACAACAAAAAGATGGTGCGCCCTAAATTTACATGTTTTCGAATCAGGTAAAGGATTCTGTAAAAAAAATCAGGTAAAGGACAAAAGAGTTTGTGTCTATGCTAGAGTTGTTTTTggaaattagtaaaaaaaaaaaaattgccaaCGAAATTAGTACTCTTTctgttttttatatgacgctttgacttttggcacacactttaagTGCTTTatcgggtagttaaaaatattattttttgaataaaaattttgattatatattattattcagaaaaaaaattttaaaaataatatttttaactacccggtcaaagcacttaaaagtgtgtgccaaaaggcaaagtgtcatataaaaaaaacagagggagtaataaatagtGTATTGCATTATaaagtaacttattttaaatgttaagatttttttcgaatttttaagaaaatttaatgtGTGAAAAACTCTTCATTAATAAAAGTAATTGTGAATACACTTTGTATACATATTagacttgataaaatataaaaattgtatgcTTACTAATCTTTATTTTTCACATGAATTTATAAGTGTAATTTTATTTGGAATATATATTCTAAAGAGATATTATTTTTGACGTGATGTTTTATAAAAGTGATAGAGGACTTTATCTctttttataatattgtttGGTTAGGTTGCagaattcatattatttatagactaattaataattcatttttttcgGTGCAAACATTCAAGgtaatcatatataaaaatattatatatcaaacttCAGGCAATACAATACAGATTATCCCAATAATAATAAAGTAATTATATCCAAAACAAAAGAGgtaaaaaatattgaataacAACACAAACAGAAATGCTAAAGAATATTGAACAACACAACATAGAATAGGTAAAGGATATTAAATAACCTAAGtgcatgtgtgtatatatttaccTAAGCTGAATAATTCTTGAGTCTGAACAATAATCCTGGTgtgtttttcttatttttatctGTTTTACCTTGTGTTTAATTCTGACATGGATCATCGTGCGGATTGGGACGGACTCCCCGGGGATATACTGATAGTTATAGCTCATATGTTAACTTGTTGTGAGGATCTCTACAGAATTTCAGCTGTGTCAAAATCATGGAATTCAGTTGTTTCTGGTTTGAGCCGAGATAAGAAGCCGTTGCAGCTGCCTCCTGAGTCTCCGCTTCTCTTTCTTGCTGAACAAGTAGCCGAAGGTAGTGCCTTTAGTTGTGATTTCAACGACGAATATCATGAAGAGGGCATGGTTGAGATCAATGTTGAGGATGAGGATGAGGATGAGGATCAGGATGAAGAGCACTACTGCTATCATGAACGGTATGATTATCGAAAAAGTTCAGTCAGTGGAACTCGTGGTTTACATCGTCttgcaacaggaaaaacatatTCTGTAGAACTACCAGAGGCTTCTGGAAGACTAATTCTGGGAACAAATAAAGGATGGCTAGTAACTCTAGGGAGAGATTTGCAAATCAGTTTGTTGCATCCTTTATTACGACAATATATTCCACTGCCACACATGGGCACCTTCCTCCACCAACATTATGCCAAGTCTCCGATCTCACCTGAAGATGCATCTGAAGAGTTTATTCTAAGAGTTGCAATGTCTTGTAAACTACATCCAAGTAAAAACAATGGTATGTATTCGTCAAACCCGATTGTTATGGCCATTTATGGTGCACGCAGATATTTGGCCTATGCTAGGTTAACAGACAAAGTGTGGACTGAAGTTTTCTTCCCCATTATGGCCCCTTTTATAGAGGATATTGCTTGCTATAAAGGAAAATTTTATGCCCTCAATGGCAGGGGAGATCTATTTGTGTGTGATATTGACGATAATTCTGAAACCCAAGGACGGGCCAAGGGAACAAAAATTTTTTCCCGGCCAACTGACCTTGATATTGGCATAAATTATGACAATTCAAGAGCCTACTTGGTTGAATCAGAATTTGGTTTTTGGTTAGTTGTGCGGGAATTCAaagcaaaatattttaaagcacCTCATAGGGCAAGAGTAAAATACCGTACATGTAACTTCACATTATGGAAGATGGAACTGAAATATTCTGATCATCCCTCTGAATTACCTTCATGTACCTGCATTCCAGAGAATAACTTGGGCGACCAGGCATTATTCATCGGCAGAGCTACATGTCTATCGCTACCATCTTCGCAATACATAAGGCCTAACTGCATCTACTTCACAGATGACACGGAAGTGTCTTTTCACAAAGGAGGGGGACATGATATgggaattttcaacatggaaacTCACACCATAGAACCTTTTTTTCAGGGAAAATCTATACATCCCATCTCCCCCCCACTCTGgtatatttgaattttgtataaattttcgGGGAACCAACCATCAGAATCTCCTTTACTATTTCCAtgactctctctatatatatattccttcACTATTTTCCAATGTCTATCTGATATACTGTTGAATCTTGTATTCTGCAATTCCTCTGCAATTTTCTTGCACACAAGACAAATATTTGTTGTTAGACCACTCTTTTTAATATTgttaaaatgataataatgagTGTTAAGATTAATTTgctttttgtttataataatttcCTTTAAAAGCCTATTATCAGTGACTATGATGAGTTCCTCATCAGGAAAAAGTCTGATattgatataaaaaatgtggaTACAGTTTGAATATTATCTCGTGGTCATCTcgtcatatatatatttcttcaccTTCAAGAGTATTAGCTTTAAAATGATTATCATCGGTATCTGACATCCGATGGTGTGATGGTGGATGTGCATAGCATGTTGGAGACTCTTGGCACTGGTTTATCAGGTCTTGTTGAGGTCACTGAGAAATACCATCAGACACTTGATGCTTCTATTGCTAAGAACTTCTCAGATAATGGTTGCATTGATTTCATGAGCCACAGTACTGATTCCCTTTACTAATACATTTATAACCATCTTCAGttcattttgtttttgaattatctTGTATTTCGCATTCAGatcatttatattatatcaataaTGCTGTTATGGAATATGGAGGGTATTTGGCTGAACATTTCTTCTTTGTGTGAGAGACGTAAGGTAACTCAAGACGAGAGTACGACTTTTCTCCTATATAAAGAGGAAACTTCCAGCCAAACAGCCATAATGATTTGCTACTTGTTCTCTTCTGCTAATAACCTCTGATCTTTAGCAGCACAAAGTTCCCCCTTTCTTCCTAatgttgttatcaacttcaagttCTTCTATCTGATGTCACATATTTTCATTTGAAACAAGGTAATGCACCAACCATGTTAACATACAGGGGGCATCAGACCGAACCGGGACCGAAAAACCGAATCGTGTAAATTCGGTTTGGTCCTAATTTTCTCAAAATTCGGTCTATTCGGCCCGGACCAaatagaccgaaataaagtTCGGTTCGGTCTGTCCGGtacgtaaaaaaatatttcgttCCGGACCGAAtagtcaaaaaaatatataatttatatttatattatatacatcttatatgttataattataatatctaatttgtaaatttaattttatctatttttttgaTGAGATGGTGATtagttaatattaaaattttaaaacaaatcatgaattttcattttatttataatatattttttattttgtaaataatttcgGTTATTTTGGttcggaccggaccgaaccgaaacaTTTTGGTTCGGTTTGCTTCGGTTCATTATGAAAATTCAGTCcgtaaaaaattcaaatttcgtTACTCGATTTATTCGGTTTGGACCGGTCCGGTCGAATGTTCACCCTCATTAACGTACACTGAACATTCTTTTACCATGTACGTATATTTCTGGAATAGTGTTAGTTAGGTGTAtaaaattgtgtacaaaaaattTGTTAATGATGTGGCAATTGATGTGATGAGTTTTAATTAGAGCTGATATAAATATAGAAGGCGCatttcaattaaaatccaccacatatGCAGTACAGCTTTTGTATGTCTGTTTCTTTGAtgattaaaaagatataaaattcatattcaaGTCATCAAACTCCTCAGAAGCACATTGTATATATTCATGCCATCAAACTCCTGAGAAGCACGTACTCTCGCCCCCTGTAATCATCTATCTTTCATTATTCACGCATAATACAACGAATTGTTTATAGACTAATATAAAATCTCATGCAAATATGCAAGAGAACCATAAACAAAAAAGCTTATATTTAAAACCCCAAACACTGCATATTATCCCAAATAGAATAGTAAAAGATAACTCAAATCCCAAACAATACATATTATCTCAAAAGGAAAAACAAAGCAGATTATCCTAAACAGAATAGGTAAAAGATATTGAAAACAATACACATTATTACAAATAGAAACAGAATAGATAAAGGATCAAATATCCTAATTACAAACAGAATAGGGAAAGGACATCAAATAACCTAATtagatgtttatatatattattatagtttATAGAGATGAATGACCTATGCTAAATATCTTTTGAGTCTGAATATTAATCCGGTGTGTTTTTTGTGTTATCTTGTGTTTAATTCTGATATGGATCATCCTGCGGATTGGGACGGACTCCCCGGGGATATACTGATAGTTATAGCTCATATGTTAACTTGTTGCGAGGATCTCTACAGAATTTCAGCCGTGTCAAAATCATGGAATTCAATTGTTTCTGGTCTGAGCCGAGATAAGAAGCCGTTGCAGCTGCCTCCTGAGTCTCCGCTTCTCTTTCTTGCTGAACAAGTAGCCGAAGGTGGTGCCCTTAGTTGTGATTTCGACGACGAATATCATGAAGAGGGCATGGTTGAGATCAATGATGAGGATGAGGATGATGCTCATGAAGAGCACTACTGCTATCATGAACTGTATGATTATCGGAAAAGTTCAGTCAGTGGAACTCGTGGTTTACATCGTCttgcaacaggaaaaacatatTCTGTAGAACTACCAGAGGCTTCTGGAAGACTAATTCTGGGAACAAATAAAGGATGGCTGGTAACTCTAGGGAGAGATTTGCAAATCAGTTTGTTGCATCCTTTATTACGGCAAGAAATTCCACTGCCACACATGGGCACCTTTCTCCACCAGCTCGAAGATGGAGAGCTCGGTTGCATCTCACCTGAAGATGCATTTGAAGGGTTTATTCAGAGAGTTGCAATGTCTTGTAAACTACATCCAAGTAAAAACAATGGTATGTATTCGTCAAACCCGATTGTTATGGCCATTTACGGTAGACGCAGATATTTGGCCTATGCTAGATTAACAGACAAAGTGTGGACTGAAGTTCTCTTCCCCATTATGGCCCCCTTTATAGAGGATATCGCTTACTATAAAGGAAAATTTTATGCCCTCAATGGCAGGGGAGATCTATTTGTGTGTGATATAGCCAAGGGAACAAAAATTTATTCCTGGCCAACTGACCTTGATATTGTCATGCATTATAACAATTCAAGAACCTACTTGGTTGAATCAGAATTTGGTTTCTGGTTAGTTGTGCGCaaattcaaagaaaaatattttaaagcacCTCATGGGGCAAGAGCAAAATACCGTACATGTAACTTCACATTATGGAAGATGGAACTGAAATATTCTGATCATCACTCTGAATTACCTTCATGTACCTGCATTGCAGAGAATAACTTGGGCGACCAGGCATTATTCATCGGCAGAGCTACATGTCTATTGCTTCCATCTTCAGAATACATAAGGCCTAACTGCATCTACTTCACAGATGACAACCTGGATCAGTCTTATCACGTAGGAGGGGGACATGATATgggaattttcaacatggaaacTAACACCATAGAACCTTTTTATCAAGGAAAATCTATACATCCCATCTCCCCCCCACTCTGGTATATTtgaatttgtataaattttctGGGAGCCAACCATCATCATCTCCTTTACTATTTTCTtgactatatacatatatgttccttcattatatatttttcaatgtcTATCTGATTTATCGTGAATCTTGTTTTCTGCGATTTCTCTGCTATATTCTGTTTGTACATTTATAAACTCAATTAGATTTTTAAGACAAACACTAAATCACAATCCCTAACTAAAGTACTTATCTAGGTTCATTACTTGTATGTTCTCTGACGGGCATAGCTTACTTCTCATTGAGTAAATCCATGCTTAGAAAAATTACGTGCAAGACTTTCTCTTGTTCTCCTCTTAGATACACATAGACAACACAAAAAGTTTCTTACCCGCAGGAATTCCCATCTGAGTGAAGTGGCTTAAGGATGACTCCATGGATCCTGATCTAGGTTCACTGAGCAAcctaataatactaataatgaACCTAGATTAGGATCCAACAAGTCGTCATTAAGCGACTGCACTCAGCATTCCCACATATACAGTGATACTTAATTAATGATAGCGTACGTATTGAACTCTGATGTTCCTCTCTGTTACCTTGGAAGCATCATCGGTGTCCAAATTCCCAGTTCtcatatatgttatatgttatgaaatattacatattattaGACTTACCATTAAATGCAgctcataaaattaaaatgcttatattattgtaatttttttaaaatactttaaATTTCATAACTTGGCGTATTCtttaatatataagaaaaagttctaatttaaatatactatCAATGGCTTAGGACATAAGATCTTATGATACCTCCATCCAAAGAAACCCCATGCCCCATGGTGTATGCAAGACTTTTCTAGTGCTTTTCTCATGGTCTCCCTAGTTCTGTAAACCTGGACCTCACCTAAAACATGATAGAATAAGGTCTCCAGCAGACCTTTACCTCCAGTAGTCCTCGTGTATAGAGGATTGGCATCCAAATATATACCGCATGacctgaagaccctgacaaaGCTTTTACACTATCTGTCATCTCATTTCTTGACAATCTTTTTAACAGTTTAGCATGTATTTTAAGGTACATATAAAGTATAGATtcaccattttttttaaaaaaaattcgtgttcagtataaaaatttaagtattaaacttttattataaggaaaaaagttttataataatttatcaaactatattcgataagagtcttaaaatgccTAGCCCCCatccccaatgtaaacaattgaggggacggagggagtaatacaaTATTACAAGTTTACAACATACCCTGCATAGAGAATGGTGTTATTAAAGCTGTTTCTCTGTGTCTTTAGAAACTTTAAATTGTCTTCATGTTTCTTGATTGTTAGACCTTCCTTTGTCAAAGCATCTTGTAATTTCTGCAATATTGAACATAACAGAGCATTCAATTATCAATAACAGACAAAAGCACACATACATATACAGTGATAGTTGATGATAGCATATTGAACTCAGATGTTCGTCTGTTACCTTGGAAGCATCATCAACTGCTTGTGCCCGCTAGACTGTCCAAATTTCCAGTTTACGCTTTCCAGAAATATCACACCGATCTTGGTCCACTAGTGCTAATGGAAATGAATCCTGGGCAGCTGAGGCATTTATCTGCTTTTAAAAAATGATCGAGTATCTAGTCAATATCTAATTAGAAGATGCGATATTAGGGTATATGGAAGCCTCAGCAAATTCCGAACCGGAAGACTGCAGAATTTTACAGACAGACCACATGGAAGCCAAAGTTTGATGTAGAGAAAGAAAAACGGAAGGCCGAGGAAGAAACAAGCAGTCTTTTACACAGTCTGAAAGGTTTTCACTTTTCAGTTAATTAATCTATTTGGggttttgcttttcttttttcctttagGTGTAGTTTCGCGTGGCTTATTCGTTATATAATGTAATCATTGCAGGTTGTGGTATTTGACCAACTCTACAAGACTGCAGACATTCCTGTCTTGCAAAAtcacaaattcaaaattttcataagtGCCCATGCAAGTCTTATTTTGTACTACAGTACACCTTGTTAAAAGTACCTGACACTGTCTGTCTACTAACATATTGCTACTAAACTTTGTCTTGAAGGATCTCATCGGAAAAGCAGAAAAGCAACCAAACATTACAATTGGTATGCTTGTATCCATCGTCGTAGTTATTTTTACTGCTCTGATCAAATTTCTATTCAGCGGAAAGAAACCTGTGAGTTTATAAACTTTCTATAATAGTTTAGTGCTTCTATTTAATTTGGAGATTTCTCACTGTTGGGCAACTTGTACATGATTACAGGCAACACCAAGGGTCAGTGTGGAACCTAAGAAGGAAGAAGTAACTGAGGCCTCAAAcaattgggggggggggggggttagttGTGAGGAGAAAGAACGGAACGAGGACACAACGGCAGCACCTCGTAGGAGGACCAGGCGTGATGATTAGAATGGATGAGAATCTGACGCCCTCTTGAACTGGTCTTTAGTTTGGTTTCTGTAAGACTCCTCTGGATTTTGATGGTATTGCCGTTACTAATATTTTGCCTTGATTATGGATATGCAGCGAGTATTGACCTGTTAAGTTTATTATGTTAAACAATGTATGACAATGTAAATGAGATTTTATCTAATAGGATCCGATTAGCAGTCGGTTCCATCTCTTTGACTATGCTGTATTTGAAccatgatttaaaaaaaaacaaaaaaacttcATGGTATGGATGAGCTCGACGGTATCTTATTGTACTGGTTCCCATTAAGTTGTAAAATTCATGTCAAAAGTTGTTTGCTGCTGGCTAACAGGGGTTTATGGCTTTGCTTGGGAGAGGCCAAGGCTGTGGCTGACTAATAATAGTTAAAGCTCAAGTTTGTATGTAGCATTAGCCTTGTACACCCCTGTATTACTCTGCCACCTCTCTTAAATTACTTATTTAGCTGGATTAAATTACTTCTTCTCAGTGGCGGAGGCAGAACACAATGCTCAAGGGGgcactttttaatttttaacattctAGGGGCAATTTTTAACATTCCAGGGGCACAAGGAGTAATATTTTGTAGATTAATATTGTCAAATATGTGGatctcatataaaaacatatacacTTTTCTGAAACCTATGGGGGCATGGGCACCCAGAGGCCCCCATGTCCCTCCGCCTCT of Daucus carota subsp. sativus chromosome 3, DH1 v3.0, whole genome shotgun sequence contains these proteins:
- the LOC135151652 gene encoding uncharacterized protein LOC135151652 encodes the protein MGFLWMEMQLGLMYSEDGSNRHVALPMNNAWSPKLFSAMQVHEGEMQPSSPSSSWWRKVPMCGSGISCRNKGCNKLICKSLPRVTSHPLFVPRISLPEASVHDSSSALHEHHPHPHH